Proteins encoded within one genomic window of Pseudomonas cannabina:
- a CDS encoding PQQ-dependent sugar dehydrogenase, protein MLRKTLIATLCTAAILSLPLTAGAATENYKSELGTVTVSQVAGGLNHPWAVAFLPDKKGMLVTERSGNLRLVTADGKLSAPLSGVPEVWAQKQGGLLDVVLSPDFAKDRMVYLTYSEGNGKTAAEGDKAGTAAGRGRLSADMTRLEGFEKIFTQEPKLSVGNHFGARLVFDRDGYLFIALGENNNRPTAQDLDKLQGKVVRLNADGGVPKDNPFVGQKNVRPEIWSYGHRNPQGATLNPWTGTLWLDEHGPKGGDEVNIVERGQNYGWPLATHGIDYSGVPISEAKGKFVEGTKVPFQVWEQSPGVSGMAFYDHNQFKAWDHSLFIGALATEELIRLQFDGDKIVHEERMLKDMKQRIRDVRQGPDGYLYLLTDDDNGSVLKVGLAK, encoded by the coding sequence ATGTTGAGAAAAACCCTGATCGCGACACTGTGTACGGCGGCCATATTGAGCCTGCCACTGACTGCCGGCGCCGCTACAGAGAACTACAAAAGCGAGCTGGGCACCGTCACTGTCAGCCAAGTGGCTGGCGGCTTGAATCATCCATGGGCCGTGGCCTTCCTGCCCGATAAGAAAGGCATGCTGGTCACCGAGCGTTCCGGCAATCTGCGGCTGGTGACGGCCGACGGCAAGTTGTCGGCACCTCTCTCAGGCGTGCCGGAAGTGTGGGCGCAGAAGCAGGGCGGTTTGCTCGACGTGGTGCTGTCTCCGGACTTCGCCAAAGACCGGATGGTTTACCTGACGTATTCCGAAGGCAACGGCAAAACCGCTGCCGAGGGCGACAAAGCCGGCACAGCCGCAGGACGAGGCCGCCTGTCCGCTGACATGACCAGGCTGGAAGGATTTGAAAAGATCTTCACCCAGGAACCAAAACTGTCGGTCGGCAACCACTTCGGCGCGCGGCTGGTCTTTGACCGGGACGGTTACCTGTTCATCGCACTGGGCGAGAACAATAATCGCCCGACGGCCCAGGACCTCGACAAACTGCAAGGAAAGGTCGTGCGCCTCAATGCGGACGGCGGTGTACCGAAAGACAACCCGTTCGTTGGGCAGAAAAATGTACGTCCGGAAATCTGGTCCTATGGCCACCGTAACCCGCAAGGTGCGACCCTCAACCCGTGGACGGGTACGTTGTGGCTGGACGAGCACGGCCCCAAAGGCGGCGATGAGGTGAATATCGTCGAGCGTGGGCAAAACTACGGCTGGCCGCTTGCCACGCACGGCATTGATTACTCGGGCGTGCCGATTTCCGAGGCCAAAGGCAAGTTTGTAGAAGGCACCAAGGTACCGTTTCAGGTCTGGGAGCAATCGCCGGGGGTGAGCGGTATGGCGTTTTATGACCACAACCAGTTCAAGGCGTGGGATCACAGCCTGTTCATTGGCGCGCTGGCGACTGAAGAGTTGATTCGCTTGCAGTTCGATGGCGACAAGATCGTCCATGAAGAACGTATGCTCAAAGACATGAAGCAGCGCATACGCGATGTGCGTCAGGGGCCTGACGGGTATCTGTACTTGCTGACCGATGATGACAATGGAAGTGTGTTGAAAGTGGGTTTGGCTAAATAA
- a CDS encoding GAF domain-containing sensor histidine kinase, which translates to MRHSVANDIATISRISAVPAILQVITESTGLGFAAIARVTESSWTACAVRDNLNFGLEPGGELELTSTICHEIRSSHQPVVIDHVAQDALFCEHHTPRLYNFQSYISVPVFLTDGSFFGTICALDPKPAKLNGTPIQAMMVSFARLLALQIEAQESMQQVQADLLAEREVAELREQFIAVLGHDLRNPLFAITASAELLQRHTPDEKTLQIARHILTSGKRASQLVDDVLDFARGRMGHGIPLSIHDAEGLDNTLEHVVSEIQRVYPSRLIESGIGRLERIRCDHERIAQLLSNLVSNAITHGDADSPVQVAAEVQGELFLLRVTNQGEPIPECVRSRLFQPYSRPVTDAPQAGLGLGLYIASEIALAHGGTLSVCSTREQGTIFTFSMPLNSAKTAF; encoded by the coding sequence ATGCGGCACTCCGTTGCAAACGATATCGCCACCATCAGCCGAATCAGTGCTGTGCCGGCCATTTTGCAGGTCATCACTGAATCCACTGGCCTGGGTTTCGCTGCTATCGCGCGCGTCACGGAAAGTTCGTGGACCGCCTGCGCCGTACGGGACAACCTCAATTTTGGTCTGGAGCCCGGCGGCGAGCTGGAGCTGACCAGCACCATTTGTCACGAGATACGCAGTTCTCATCAGCCGGTGGTGATTGATCATGTGGCTCAGGATGCGCTGTTCTGCGAGCATCACACTCCACGGCTGTACAACTTTCAAAGCTATATTTCGGTGCCGGTGTTTCTTACCGATGGCAGCTTCTTCGGCACGATCTGCGCGCTGGACCCCAAGCCCGCGAAACTCAACGGTACGCCCATTCAGGCCATGATGGTGTCGTTCGCGCGTCTGCTGGCCTTGCAGATCGAGGCTCAGGAAAGCATGCAGCAGGTGCAGGCCGACTTGCTGGCAGAGCGCGAAGTGGCCGAGCTGCGCGAGCAGTTCATTGCCGTTCTCGGTCATGACCTGCGCAATCCGTTGTTTGCCATCACGGCCAGCGCCGAGCTGTTGCAGCGCCATACGCCGGACGAAAAAACCCTGCAGATCGCCCGGCACATCCTTACGTCAGGCAAGCGCGCATCCCAGTTGGTGGATGACGTGCTCGATTTTGCCCGTGGCCGAATGGGGCACGGCATCCCGCTGAGCATTCACGATGCCGAAGGCCTGGACAACACGCTTGAGCACGTGGTGTCGGAGATACAGCGGGTCTATCCGTCGCGATTGATCGAGTCCGGCATTGGCAGGCTGGAGCGCATTCGTTGCGACCACGAGCGGATCGCGCAACTGCTCTCGAATCTGGTCTCCAATGCGATCACCCATGGCGATGCCGACAGCCCGGTGCAGGTCGCAGCAGAGGTGCAAGGTGAGCTGTTTCTGCTCAGAGTGACCAATCAGGGTGAGCCAATCCCCGAATGTGTTCGCTCGCGACTGTTCCAGCCTTACTCGCGGCCGGTGACGGACGCGCCTCAGGCCGGGCTGGGTCTGGGGCTGTACATCGCCAGCGAGATTGCCCTGGCTCATGGGGGCACGCTGAGCGTGTGCTCAACCCGTGAGCAGGGCACGATTTTTACATTCAGCATGCCGCTCAATTCAGCGAAAACAGCTTTCTGA
- a CDS encoding GNAT family N-acetyltransferase — translation MSDITFCTLPDDCRPLLGKFYREHQSLMRAASKGEVWVARQPDIIGALSLSPVADGHWLTALFVAPSMRGKHVAHGLIGAATRSREGPVWLFCHPDLLAFYQRMGFDVAQRLPQTLGERLMRYSRSKPLIALCR, via the coding sequence ATGTCCGACATCACCTTTTGTACGCTGCCTGACGATTGCCGCCCCTTGCTGGGCAAGTTCTATCGCGAGCATCAGTCATTGATGCGCGCCGCCAGCAAGGGCGAGGTGTGGGTGGCCAGACAACCGGACATTATCGGCGCGTTGAGCCTCAGCCCGGTGGCGGACGGTCATTGGCTGACCGCTCTGTTCGTGGCGCCTTCGATGCGCGGCAAGCACGTGGCACACGGCCTGATCGGCGCTGCAACCCGCTCGCGGGAAGGCCCCGTCTGGTTGTTTTGCCATCCTGATCTGCTGGCGTTTTATCAACGTATGGGTTTTGACGTTGCCCAGCGTTTGCCACAGACCCTGGGCGAGCGATTGATGCGCTACAGCCGCAGCAAGCCGCTGATTGCACTGTGTCGATAG
- a CDS encoding PepSY domain-containing protein, whose translation MKLISALFAAATLTAAAGVAQADIGPDEVVRLHKAGTVGDFEQLNKQALAKHPGFTIHDTELDKDRAGRLVYQIELKNTKDRTEWNYDVDAKTGEVVRDAKDN comes from the coding sequence ATGAAACTTATCTCTGCCCTCTTCGCTGCCGCTACTCTAACCGCTGCTGCCGGAGTTGCCCAAGCCGATATCGGCCCTGATGAAGTCGTTCGCCTGCACAAGGCTGGCACTGTCGGCGATTTCGAACAGTTAAACAAGCAGGCACTGGCCAAGCACCCAGGATTCACCATCCACGACACAGAACTGGACAAAGACCGCGCCGGTCGTCTCGTTTATCAGATCGAATTGAAAAACACCAAAGACAGAACCGAGTGGAACTACGACGTTGACGCCAAGACCGGTGAAGTTGTGCGTGACGCCAAGGACAATTGA
- a CDS encoding TonB-dependent siderophore receptor — protein MSTPYRPALRFARRLLPLSMAVASPVLAAEAVNLEAVNVTGRSDQDSATDYQANRATIAGFDQASLLDTPASVSVFTEALLKDRQPRLLSDVLRNDASVGDGYAPVGYYENFVVRGFALSAANSYRINGRSITGEQNVALENKQQVELLKGLSGVQSGVSAPGGVINYQTKRAQDVRSVTVSTNEHGERYLATDLGGWFGSEQQFGLRANLAHEDIRSYVQHADGQRDFASLAFDWNISERALLQLDVEYQTREQRSVPGYQLLGGTTLPHDASPRKLLGYQRWSNPVGIDSLNLNGRFEYRFSDAWKGSLSASRSRVVIDDYSAFAWGCYGSASCAAEAVPNHFSAEGGYDIYDFRSPDDTRRNDEVEAAMSGTFTTASLEHELTFGTSAYRRTVDTRGTFNELVGSGNINQSPEAVAPSTKALPSTERRLDSRQYGVFVTDRISFNEHWQTVLGGRQVRLDEQAFAEDGSDARYTERSVFLPQAALIYKPVDNLSLYTSYSKGLTLGGTAAWFTRNASEILAPTVSRQLEAGIKYDWQRLSLTAALFQARQAYQYSRPNDDGTFTYVQQGEQKNTGLELGASGWVTERLQLSASAAAIRARVEGSGTEAYDGHQALNVPRYRAAVQADYSLPIRGLALLGGVQYSASKYADRAGTVQVNDYALFNAGSRYSTRISGYDTVLRLTVDNLFDKRYWRDAGEYLGDDYLFMGAPRTARLSATVNF, from the coding sequence ATGAGTACGCCCTACCGACCAGCGTTGCGATTCGCCCGGCGTCTGTTGCCCTTGAGCATGGCCGTCGCCTCGCCAGTGCTGGCGGCCGAGGCTGTGAATCTGGAGGCGGTCAATGTGACGGGGCGCAGCGATCAGGACAGCGCCACTGACTACCAAGCCAATCGGGCGACGATTGCCGGGTTTGATCAGGCCTCGTTGCTGGACACGCCCGCGTCGGTATCGGTCTTTACCGAAGCTTTGCTCAAGGATCGTCAGCCCAGGCTGCTGAGTGACGTACTGCGTAACGACGCCTCGGTGGGTGACGGCTACGCGCCGGTGGGCTACTACGAAAATTTTGTGGTGCGCGGGTTCGCTCTGAGCGCGGCCAATAGTTACCGCATCAATGGCCGAAGCATCACCGGTGAGCAGAACGTAGCACTGGAAAACAAACAGCAGGTCGAATTGCTCAAGGGCCTGTCCGGTGTGCAGAGTGGCGTGTCAGCGCCGGGTGGCGTGATCAACTATCAGACCAAACGGGCGCAGGACGTGCGGTCGGTCACGGTGTCCACCAACGAACACGGCGAGCGTTATCTGGCGACCGACCTCGGCGGCTGGTTTGGCAGCGAGCAACAGTTCGGACTGCGCGCCAACCTCGCCCATGAAGACATCCGCTCTTATGTGCAGCACGCTGATGGCCAGCGCGATTTCGCGTCGCTGGCGTTCGACTGGAACATCAGCGAGCGCGCCTTGCTGCAACTCGACGTCGAATACCAGACCAGAGAGCAGCGTTCGGTGCCGGGCTATCAACTGCTCGGTGGAACGACGCTGCCCCACGATGCGTCGCCGCGCAAGCTGTTGGGTTATCAGCGCTGGTCCAACCCGGTCGGGATCGATTCGCTGAACCTGAACGGTCGCTTCGAATACCGCTTCAGCGATGCCTGGAAGGGCAGCCTCAGCGCCTCGCGCAGCCGGGTGGTGATCGACGACTACAGCGCTTTCGCGTGGGGCTGCTACGGTTCGGCCAGTTGCGCGGCAGAGGCGGTGCCCAATCACTTCAGCGCCGAGGGCGGCTACGATATCTATGACTTTCGCAGCCCGGATGACACGCGTCGCAACGACGAAGTCGAGGCCGCGATGTCCGGCACGTTCACGACCGCTTCGCTCGAACATGAGCTGACGTTCGGCACCAGTGCCTATCGGCGCACGGTGGACACGCGTGGCACGTTCAACGAGTTGGTTGGCTCGGGCAACATCAACCAGTCGCCGGAAGCCGTTGCACCGTCGACCAAGGCCCTGCCGTCGACCGAACGCCGTCTGGACAGTCGTCAGTACGGGGTGTTCGTCACTGACAGGATCAGCTTCAACGAACACTGGCAGACTGTGCTGGGCGGTCGCCAGGTGCGGCTTGATGAACAGGCGTTCGCCGAGGATGGCAGTGATGCGCGGTATACCGAGCGTTCGGTATTCCTGCCTCAGGCGGCGTTGATCTACAAGCCGGTAGACAACCTTTCGCTCTACACCAGCTACAGCAAGGGCCTGACACTGGGCGGAACTGCCGCATGGTTCACCCGCAATGCCAGCGAAATCCTCGCGCCGACCGTGTCGAGGCAACTGGAGGCGGGCATCAAATACGACTGGCAGCGCCTGAGCCTCACGGCTGCGCTGTTTCAGGCACGGCAGGCGTATCAGTATTCCAGGCCCAACGATGACGGCACCTTTACCTATGTTCAGCAGGGCGAACAGAAGAACACCGGGCTGGAGCTCGGCGCCAGCGGTTGGGTGACTGAACGTCTGCAACTCTCGGCCAGTGCGGCGGCCATTCGCGCACGCGTCGAAGGCAGCGGCACCGAGGCTTATGACGGCCATCAGGCGCTGAACGTGCCCAGATACCGCGCCGCCGTGCAAGCCGATTACAGCCTGCCGATCCGCGGTCTGGCGCTGCTTGGCGGTGTGCAATACAGCGCGAGCAAATATGCCGACCGCGCAGGAACGGTGCAGGTCAATGACTATGCGCTGTTCAACGCAGGCAGCCGTTACAGCACCCGAATCAGCGGCTACGACACCGTCCTGCGCCTGACCGTGGACAACCTGTTCGACAAGCGCTATTGGCGCGATGCCGGTGAATACCTGGGCGACGACTACCTGTTCATGGGGGCACCCAGAACGGCCAGACTGTCGGCCACCGTCAACTTTTGA
- a CDS encoding nucleoside deaminase, whose product MDAFMQAAIDEARLGLDEGGIPIGSVIVHDGKIIGRGHNRRVQEGSPTRHGEMDALENAGRQPASVYRDAVLYTTLSPCAMCSGAILLYGIRTVIVGENQSFMGEEELLRSRGVSIEVLDNAECRHMMQGFITSKPELWNEDIGE is encoded by the coding sequence ATGGACGCATTCATGCAAGCTGCAATTGATGAAGCACGACTCGGGCTTGATGAGGGTGGCATTCCCATCGGCTCGGTTATCGTGCATGACGGCAAGATCATTGGCCGCGGCCACAACCGTCGCGTTCAGGAAGGCAGTCCGACCCGGCATGGCGAAATGGATGCGCTGGAAAACGCCGGTCGCCAACCGGCCAGCGTCTACCGTGACGCGGTGCTCTACACAACGCTGTCACCCTGCGCCATGTGCAGCGGCGCGATCCTGCTCTACGGCATCCGCACCGTGATCGTGGGTGAGAACCAGTCGTTCATGGGCGAAGAAGAGCTGTTGCGCTCCCGCGGCGTGAGCATCGAGGTGCTGGATAACGCCGAGTGCAGGCACATGATGCAGGGCTTCATTACAAGCAAGCCTGAACTGTGGAACGAAGACATCGGTGAGTGA
- a CDS encoding helix-turn-helix domain-containing protein, whose translation MMARGNIMWVTMREQEVLDLLLQGFTNKEIARQLSISGYTVRDHVSSLLRKNQVRTRAELMARCVSLLIPIKNTPPPTSVGLCNERAHT comes from the coding sequence ATGATGGCAAGAGGGAATATCATGTGGGTGACGATGAGAGAACAAGAGGTTCTAGACCTGTTGCTGCAGGGCTTCACGAACAAGGAAATCGCCAGGCAGCTCAGTATCAGCGGCTATACAGTACGCGATCACGTGTCTTCGCTGCTCAGAAAAAATCAGGTCAGAACCCGCGCCGAGCTTATGGCTCGCTGTGTATCGCTATTGATACCGATAAAAAATACGCCACCCCCTACATCTGTCGGATTGTGCAATGAGCGGGCTCATACATAA
- a CDS encoding alpha/beta fold hydrolase, protein MSVLQRNNVKIMGDGPATLIFAHGFGCDQHMWRFMAPHFAERFKVVLFDLVGSGNSDVSAWYPHKYASLKGYATDLLELVDEFAGSGPVIHVGHSVSCMIAVLAELQSPGRFAGHIMIGPSPHYLNDGDYVGGFTRADIDSLLETLESNYLGWSSTMAPTLMGASDRPELGEELAGSLCRTNAEIAKQFARVTFLSDHRADVEKLQSKTLILQSSDDLVVPVQVGEYMHRVIPGSALYMIDNVGHYPHMSAPEACITAMKLFLDADGSVEHGG, encoded by the coding sequence ATGTCGGTCCTACAGCGCAACAACGTGAAAATCATGGGCGACGGACCGGCCACCCTGATTTTTGCCCACGGCTTTGGCTGCGATCAGCACATGTGGCGGTTCATGGCTCCGCACTTTGCCGAGCGTTTCAAGGTCGTGCTGTTTGACTTGGTGGGCAGCGGCAATTCCGACGTTTCGGCCTGGTACCCGCACAAATATGCGTCGCTCAAAGGCTACGCAACTGATCTGCTGGAACTGGTCGACGAGTTTGCCGGAAGCGGGCCGGTCATTCATGTCGGGCACTCGGTCAGTTGTATGATCGCCGTGCTTGCCGAACTCCAGTCGCCGGGCCGGTTTGCCGGCCATATCATGATCGGCCCGTCGCCTCATTATCTTAATGACGGCGATTACGTGGGTGGATTCACCCGTGCCGACATCGACTCGCTGCTGGAAACCCTCGAAAGCAATTATCTGGGCTGGTCGAGCACTATGGCGCCGACCCTGATGGGTGCTTCCGACCGTCCTGAGTTGGGCGAGGAACTTGCAGGCAGTCTGTGCCGCACCAACGCCGAGATCGCCAAGCAGTTTGCCCGCGTGACCTTTCTGTCCGATCACCGCGCCGATGTCGAAAAACTCCAGAGCAAAACGTTGATCCTGCAAAGCAGTGATGATCTGGTGGTGCCCGTTCAGGTGGGCGAGTACATGCATCGGGTCATTCCAGGCAGCGCGCTGTACATGATCGACAACGTCGGGCACTACCCGCACATGAGCGCGCCGGAGGCTTGCATCACAGCCATGAAGCTGTTTCTGGATGCTGACGGGAGCGTCGAGCATGGCGGTTGA
- a CDS encoding IS5 family transposase: MQKTFSELEYTGKKKQTRRDRFLADLEQLVPWALLEAQVAPFYSNTAGKRGRPAIGVSRMLRMYVVQQCFGFSDEGCEDAVYDSQAIRGFMGIDLGRESAPDATTLLRFRRLLEVHQLTRLLFETINQHLASRGLLLKEGTIVDATLIAAPPSVKNREGKRDPEMHQARKGNQWHFGMKAHIGVDATSGLVHSVVGTAANVADVTQVGQLLHGDETYVSGDAGYTGAAKRPEHAERDVIWSIAERPSSYKQHGEGSVLYRVKRKIEYAKAQLRAKVEHPFQVIKVRFNHRKVRYRGLEKNTAQLFSLFGLANLMLAKRYLQQTAG, encoded by the coding sequence GTGCAGAAGACCTTCTCCGAACTCGAATATACCGGCAAGAAAAAGCAGACTCGCCGAGATCGCTTCCTGGCTGACCTTGAACAGTTGGTGCCCTGGGCCCTGCTGGAGGCGCAAGTGGCGCCGTTTTATAGCAACACCGCAGGCAAGCGCGGACGCCCTGCGATAGGGGTGTCGCGCATGTTGCGCATGTACGTCGTGCAGCAGTGTTTCGGTTTCTCCGATGAAGGTTGCGAAGATGCCGTCTACGACAGCCAGGCCATCCGCGGTTTTATGGGTATCGACCTGGGTCGCGAGTCTGCACCGGATGCCACCACCTTGCTGCGTTTTCGCCGCTTGCTGGAAGTCCATCAGCTAACCCGGCTGCTGTTTGAAACGATTAACCAGCATCTGGCCAGCCGGGGGCTGCTGCTCAAGGAAGGCACTATCGTCGACGCTACTCTGATCGCCGCGCCGCCCTCGGTCAAGAACCGAGAAGGCAAGCGTGATCCTGAGATGCATCAGGCCAGGAAAGGCAATCAATGGCACTTTGGGATGAAGGCCCACATTGGTGTAGACGCCACGTCGGGGCTGGTGCACAGCGTAGTAGGGACGGCCGCTAACGTGGCGGATGTCACCCAGGTTGGCCAGTTGCTTCACGGTGACGAAACCTATGTTTCGGGTGACGCTGGATACACCGGTGCGGCCAAGCGACCGGAGCATGCTGAACGGGACGTTATCTGGTCGATTGCAGAACGGCCAAGCAGTTACAAGCAGCACGGCGAAGGCAGCGTGCTGTATCGGGTCAAGCGCAAAATTGAATATGCCAAGGCGCAACTGCGTGCCAAGGTCGAGCACCCCTTCCAGGTAATCAAGGTGCGCTTCAATCATCGCAAGGTTCGCTACCGTGGGCTGGAAAAGAATACAGCGCAGTTGTTCAGTTTGTTTGGGTTGGCCAATCTGATGCTGGCCAAGCGGTATTTACAACAGACGGCAGGATAA
- a CDS encoding PAS domain-containing sensor histidine kinase, which yields MAVEQVSLPGTEVLYEHAACGLLVTLPNGTIERANLTFCRWLGLEREAVLGRRFQDLLNMAGKVFLQTHWAPMLQTQGSIAEVKVELIHADGHSVPMMLNAVRREYPSGFLHEVAVFLAEERNKYERELLAAHRLAEELLQHQMTVQTELTSARNRLRLAHAEAEIRAIFAEQMIGIVSHDLRNPLAAIKMAAGLLERTQLESRQERILGHIHHSTDRADRMIVDLLDFTHARVGSGITVALQPIDLHAVIARGVEELRQAFPERVLIHRSEGEGACTADPDRLLQLLGNLVSNAVAYGAQGSDILIVSSFDRHVIRLSVHNFGEPIPMEKVDDLYEPVVRVVSDSDETRTVGLGLFIVREIARAHLGEVTVRSSAEEGTTFTATFPRPAA from the coding sequence ATGGCGGTTGAACAGGTGAGTCTGCCGGGGACAGAAGTGCTGTACGAGCACGCCGCCTGCGGACTGCTGGTTACATTGCCCAATGGCACCATCGAGCGTGCCAACCTGACCTTTTGCCGCTGGCTGGGCCTGGAGCGCGAGGCGGTCTTGGGTCGTCGTTTTCAGGACTTGCTGAACATGGCAGGCAAAGTCTTTCTGCAGACGCACTGGGCTCCGATGCTGCAGACTCAGGGGTCTATCGCTGAAGTCAAAGTCGAGTTGATCCACGCCGACGGTCATTCGGTGCCGATGATGCTCAACGCCGTGCGCCGTGAGTACCCGTCCGGTTTTCTGCATGAAGTGGCGGTGTTCCTCGCCGAAGAGCGCAATAAATACGAGCGCGAACTGCTCGCGGCACACCGGCTGGCCGAGGAACTGCTGCAGCACCAGATGACCGTTCAGACAGAGCTGACGTCTGCCCGCAATCGTCTGCGTCTGGCCCACGCCGAAGCCGAGATCCGGGCGATTTTTGCCGAACAGATGATCGGCATTGTCAGCCATGACCTGCGCAACCCTCTGGCGGCGATAAAAATGGCGGCTGGCCTGCTGGAGCGTACGCAACTGGAATCGCGGCAAGAACGGATTCTGGGCCACATCCACCATTCGACTGACCGTGCCGACCGCATGATCGTCGACCTGCTGGATTTCACCCACGCGCGCGTCGGCAGCGGCATTACCGTTGCCTTGCAGCCAATCGACCTGCACGCTGTTATCGCCCGTGGCGTCGAAGAATTGCGTCAGGCGTTCCCCGAGCGGGTCCTGATTCATCGCAGCGAAGGCGAGGGCGCCTGCACGGCCGACCCGGACCGATTGCTGCAACTGCTGGGCAACCTGGTGAGCAACGCCGTTGCCTACGGTGCTCAGGGCAGCGACATCTTGATCGTCTCGTCATTCGACAGGCATGTGATCAGGCTGTCCGTGCACAACTTCGGTGAGCCGATACCCATGGAGAAAGTCGATGACCTGTATGAGCCGGTAGTGCGCGTGGTCAGCGACAGTGACGAAACCCGTACGGTCGGGCTTGGGCTGTTCATTGTCCGCGAAATCGCCCGGGCGCATCTGGGCGAGGTGACGGTGCGTTCCTCGGCAGAGGAAGGCACCACCTTCACGGCGACTTTCCCCCGCCCGGCAGCCTGA
- a CDS encoding MFS transporter: MTVIVQPTPQPFSKADYKTLSLAALGGALEIYDFIIFVFFALTLSQLFFPPDMPEWLRLLQSFGIFVTGYLARPLGGILMAHFADRLGRKRVFSLSILMMALPCLLIGVMPTYAQIGYWAPLVLLTLRILQGAAVGGEVPSAWVFVAEHAPEGRRGYALGVLQAGLTFGYLLGALTAAWLARVFSPAEILDWAWRIPFLLGGLFGVVGVWLRRWLNETPVFIAMHAQREHQAGLPLGHVLRDHRQSLLPAALLTFVLTSAVVVLVVITPTVMQQRFGISAGDTFALSAIGIVFLNIGCVLAGRLVDRIGAWRAARIYSLLMPMGIGVLYASLIEQWLPLGVAYAIAGMACGIVGVVPSVMIGLFPASIRVSGISFTYNIAYALWASTTPLMLIALMPWNIWVCVLYSFIMGITGLLTATVYGRRRNIKAA, from the coding sequence ATGACGGTCATCGTACAGCCCACTCCGCAGCCCTTCAGCAAAGCCGATTACAAGACCCTGAGCCTTGCGGCGTTGGGCGGGGCGCTGGAAATCTACGATTTCATCATTTTCGTGTTCTTCGCCCTGACCCTCAGCCAGCTGTTCTTTCCACCGGACATGCCCGAGTGGCTGCGTCTGCTGCAAAGCTTCGGAATCTTTGTCACCGGCTACCTGGCACGTCCATTGGGCGGAATACTGATGGCGCACTTTGCCGATCGACTGGGACGCAAGCGAGTGTTCAGTCTCAGTATTCTGATGATGGCTCTGCCTTGTTTGCTGATTGGTGTCATGCCCACCTACGCACAGATCGGTTACTGGGCACCGCTGGTGCTGCTGACGCTGCGTATTCTGCAAGGTGCCGCCGTGGGCGGTGAAGTGCCAAGCGCATGGGTGTTCGTCGCCGAGCATGCGCCCGAGGGCCGTCGCGGCTACGCACTGGGCGTGTTGCAAGCGGGCCTGACGTTCGGTTATCTGCTGGGCGCGCTCACCGCCGCCTGGCTGGCACGGGTCTTCAGCCCGGCAGAGATCCTCGACTGGGCATGGCGTATACCGTTCCTGCTCGGCGGTCTGTTCGGTGTAGTGGGTGTCTGGCTGCGCCGCTGGCTGAACGAAACGCCAGTATTCATCGCGATGCACGCCCAACGCGAACATCAGGCAGGGCTGCCGTTGGGCCATGTGCTGCGTGATCACCGGCAATCCCTGCTGCCTGCGGCACTGCTGACATTCGTACTTACCTCCGCAGTGGTCGTGCTGGTGGTGATTACCCCGACCGTCATGCAACAGCGTTTCGGTATCAGCGCCGGCGACACCTTCGCGCTGAGCGCCATCGGCATCGTGTTTCTCAACATCGGCTGCGTGCTGGCGGGGAGGCTGGTCGACCGAATCGGTGCGTGGCGTGCGGCCAGGATCTACAGCCTGTTGATGCCGATGGGTATCGGCGTGCTGTACGCCAGCCTCATCGAGCAGTGGCTGCCCCTCGGCGTTGCCTACGCGATTGCCGGGATGGCGTGCGGTATTGTCGGTGTGGTGCCTTCGGTGATGATCGGGCTGTTCCCGGCGAGCATTCGTGTTTCGGGCATCTCCTTCACCTACAACATCGCCTACGCGCTCTGGGCCAGCACAACGCCACTGATGCTGATCGCGCTGATGCCCTGGAATATCTGGGTCTGCGTGTTGTACAGCTTCATCATGGGCATCACAGGGTTGCTCACTGCTACGGTGTACGGCAGACGTCGGAACATAAAGGCTGCGTAG